One stretch of Tenacibaculum sp. MAR_2010_89 DNA includes these proteins:
- a CDS encoding nitroreductase has product MLFKELTKVIQKRRSHYATDFLDKKIAKSTIEEIVNNGIWAPTHKLTQPWRFVVLEGKHHKSLGNYMANYYRELYDDEQFSTERFEETKTYPKNATLLVLIFQPSSRFQLPEWEEVAAISCAVQNMWLSCTSLNIGSYWDTGEATINYINNSIKLEENEKCLGIFYMGYLKENLLKVNRKRKPISKKISWHKQ; this is encoded by the coding sequence ATGTTATTTAAAGAGTTAACAAAGGTTATTCAAAAAAGAAGAAGTCATTATGCAACTGATTTTTTAGATAAGAAAATAGCAAAGAGTACCATTGAAGAAATTGTAAACAATGGTATTTGGGCACCAACACATAAACTAACACAACCTTGGAGGTTTGTAGTTTTAGAAGGAAAGCATCATAAGAGTTTAGGAAACTATATGGCAAATTATTACAGAGAGTTATATGATGATGAACAATTTTCTACAGAACGATTTGAAGAAACAAAAACATATCCTAAGAATGCCACATTATTGGTTTTGATATTTCAACCAAGTAGTAGATTTCAATTACCGGAGTGGGAGGAAGTAGCCGCTATTTCGTGTGCAGTACAAAATATGTGGTTAAGCTGTACAAGTCTTAATATTGGTAGTTATTGGGATACTGGAGAAGCAACTATAAATTATATAAATAATTCAATAAAACTTGAAGAAAATGAAAAGTGCTTAGGAATTTTTTATATGGGATATCTAAAAGAAAATTTACTCAAAGTAAATAGAAAAAGAAAACCAATATCAAAAAAAATAAGCTGGCATAAACAATAA
- a CDS encoding IucA/IucC family siderophore biosynthesis protein produces the protein MDSTISYIEPKTWSIVNKLLVKKAISEFSHELIFIPKKHTNKEIFNTYSITSDNGKHTYYFDARKFELDHWYIEVESIQKYINEQEETVDAIRFITEFQKKLQIPNGFLATYLEEITSTLISSAYKYKKQKFSSKELAYKSFQEIEHAMIEGHPCFVANNGRIGFNINDYEKYAPETDNPFKIYWIAGHKKYATYTATEEFGYSKLLGSELGENKLKSFNEKLISLDLDIANYVFMPVHPWQWNNKLIHVFAGDIANQNIVFLGESDDEFSAQQSIRTLFNKTHPNKLYTKTALSILNMGFVRGLSPYYMKSTPHITKWINNLLKDDTYLTTNGFTMLGEVATVGYHNHYYEALGKTNPHNKMLSALWRESPYTKITSDQEVVTMAALLHEDYSRTSLLVEFIKASKLNVNTWIEKYLKAYLSPLLHCFYKYEMVFMPHGENLILALENQVPVYVLMKDITEEVIVFNEEIHLPEHADRLFTKTTDKMKVLSIFTDVFDCIFRFMAQQLETYGGFLEDNFWELVADCIYDYQNEHPELTTNFEKYNLFVPEFDRCCLNRLQLSNTKQMLSLADPIQSLKLEGVLKNPIAKYANKDIKKEALIEAK, from the coding sequence ATGGATTCAACAATATCATATATAGAGCCTAAAACTTGGAGTATTGTAAATAAATTATTGGTAAAAAAAGCGATTAGTGAATTTTCTCACGAGCTTATTTTTATCCCTAAAAAACATACTAATAAAGAAATTTTCAATACGTATAGTATTACTTCAGATAATGGTAAACATACTTATTACTTTGATGCCAGAAAATTTGAGCTAGATCATTGGTATATAGAGGTGGAAAGTATTCAAAAGTATATAAATGAACAAGAAGAGACCGTAGATGCTATACGGTTTATTACTGAGTTTCAAAAGAAACTTCAAATACCTAATGGATTTCTAGCTACTTATTTAGAAGAAATTACAAGTACATTAATTAGTTCAGCATATAAATATAAAAAACAAAAATTTTCATCAAAAGAATTAGCCTATAAAAGTTTTCAAGAAATTGAACATGCTATGATTGAAGGACATCCTTGTTTTGTGGCGAATAATGGTAGAATAGGGTTTAATATAAATGATTACGAAAAATATGCACCAGAAACAGATAATCCTTTTAAAATTTACTGGATAGCGGGACATAAAAAATATGCTACTTATACAGCTACTGAAGAGTTTGGGTACAGTAAGTTATTAGGAAGTGAGTTGGGAGAGAATAAGCTTAAATCGTTTAATGAAAAATTAATAAGTCTAGATTTAGATATTGCAAATTATGTATTTATGCCTGTTCACCCATGGCAATGGAACAATAAGTTAATACATGTTTTTGCAGGTGATATTGCTAACCAAAATATAGTTTTCTTAGGTGAGAGTGATGACGAGTTTTCTGCTCAACAATCTATAAGAACTTTATTTAATAAAACTCATCCAAACAAGCTATATACAAAAACTGCTTTATCTATTTTAAACATGGGGTTTGTGAGAGGACTTTCGCCATATTATATGAAAAGTACACCTCATATAACGAAATGGATAAATAACCTGTTAAAAGATGATACGTATTTAACTACAAATGGTTTTACTATGTTAGGTGAGGTAGCTACGGTTGGGTATCATAATCATTACTATGAGGCATTGGGTAAAACAAACCCTCATAATAAAATGTTATCAGCTCTTTGGAGAGAAAGTCCGTACACTAAAATTACTTCAGATCAAGAAGTAGTAACAATGGCAGCATTATTACATGAAGATTATTCTAGGACTTCTTTATTGGTTGAATTTATAAAAGCATCAAAATTGAATGTAAATACGTGGATAGAGAAGTACTTAAAAGCATACTTAAGCCCATTGTTACATTGTTTTTATAAATATGAAATGGTGTTTATGCCTCATGGTGAAAATTTAATACTAGCATTAGAAAATCAAGTACCTGTTTATGTATTAATGAAAGACATTACGGAAGAAGTAATTGTTTTCAATGAAGAAATACATTTACCAGAACATGCAGATAGGTTATTTACAAAAACAACAGATAAAATGAAAGTACTGTCCATTTTTACAGATGTATTTGACTGTATTTTCAGGTTTATGGCACAACAGTTAGAAACCTATGGAGGTTTTTTAGAAGATAATTTTTGGGAATTGGTAGCAGATTGTATTTATGACTATCAAAATGAACACCCAGAATTGACCACAAATTTTGAAAAGTACAACCTTTTTGTACCAGAGTTTGATAGATGTTGTTTGAATAGATTACAATTATCTAATACAAAACAAATGCTAAGCTTAGCTGATCCAATTCAAAGTTTAAAATTGGAAGGAGTTTTAAAGAACCCAATAGCTAAGTATGCAAATAAAGATATTAAAAAAGAAGCACTAATAGAGGCTAAGTAG
- a CDS encoding GNAT family N-acetyltransferase, translating into MKKETLFTKSIPDLGTIIIRAFDIKKDSIILHNWVNKDYAVFWGMQNTSLKEVEEEYVKLMKPEHYDVFVGEFNNEIAFVLERYNPQKDSITNYYSSKSTDCGVHIIIAPPKLPKIDHFTWYMFQCIMDFIFSNKNIERILVEPDIRNKKMFALCQRIGFTLNKIVELPHKTAQLAFLNRQTYSKHIKLFTPSKRSAMNTLDNVVSPQQAIQHIQPKVWQQSNKLLVKKAICEFSHELLITPTLVSSLKNGWNQYLIKTDNQAIEYRFEAKQLALNHLMINEETIVKTESGVELELDAILFIKEFKSTLGIDNEKMPVYLEEIISTLYGSAFKIVKGNPSAKELAAADFQTIEQSMTEGHPGFVANNGRIGFDSSDYRSYAPEAGNSFSLLWLAGHKAKAVYAAIEKLPYKELIEQELEIDTINHFNELITEKGYNSDDYLFIPIHPWQWFNKLATIFAPEIAKGDLLCLGYGPDQYLAQQSIRTLFNITNPKKFYTKSALSILNMGFMRGLPLYYLGTAPKMAVWLENLLYNDPFIQETGFKMLSEIGSVSYVNSYFEEFGVHNDYNKMLASLWRESPYMAISENQKPITMAALLHIDQYGKALLPEIIKSSGLTIENWLKDYFKAYLSPLVHCFYQYDLVFMPHGENIILVLENNKPVKILLKDITEEAVILNPNVELPEHLKRMYAPVPEDVKLLSIFTDIFDGFFRFLTPILEEHIGFSEQSFWKLVAENLQEYQNANPQFNDKFKKYDLFADTFKLSCLNRLQLNNNKQMIDLDDPVVLLKFAGNLINPIAVFKKENQLEEV; encoded by the coding sequence ATGAAAAAAGAGACACTATTTACAAAGAGTATTCCTGATTTAGGAACAATTATAATTCGTGCATTTGATATAAAAAAAGATAGCATTATACTTCATAACTGGGTAAATAAAGATTATGCTGTTTTTTGGGGAATGCAAAATACTTCATTAAAAGAAGTAGAAGAGGAGTATGTAAAGTTAATGAAACCTGAACATTATGATGTTTTTGTAGGAGAGTTTAATAATGAAATAGCTTTTGTTTTAGAACGATACAATCCACAAAAAGATAGTATAACTAATTATTATAGTTCTAAAAGTACAGACTGTGGGGTTCATATTATAATAGCTCCTCCAAAACTTCCTAAAATTGATCATTTTACCTGGTACATGTTTCAATGTATTATGGATTTTATTTTTTCTAATAAGAATATAGAAAGAATACTGGTTGAACCAGATATACGTAATAAAAAAATGTTTGCCTTATGTCAAAGAATAGGTTTCACTTTAAATAAAATTGTTGAATTACCTCATAAAACAGCACAGTTAGCTTTTTTAAATAGACAAACATATAGTAAACACATAAAGTTATTTACACCTTCAAAACGTAGTGCAATGAATACATTAGATAATGTGGTATCACCACAACAAGCTATACAACATATACAACCAAAAGTTTGGCAACAGTCAAATAAATTATTGGTTAAAAAAGCAATTTGTGAATTTTCTCATGAATTACTAATAACACCAACATTAGTTTCATCATTAAAGAATGGATGGAATCAATACCTAATTAAAACAGATAATCAAGCAATAGAGTATAGGTTTGAAGCAAAGCAATTGGCTTTAAATCATTTAATGATAAATGAAGAAACAATTGTTAAAACTGAAAGTGGTGTAGAACTAGAATTAGATGCTATTTTATTTATTAAAGAATTTAAATCAACTTTAGGAATAGATAATGAAAAGATGCCGGTGTACCTTGAAGAAATCATAAGTACATTATATGGAAGTGCTTTTAAAATTGTAAAAGGAAATCCAAGTGCTAAAGAACTTGCAGCAGCCGATTTTCAAACAATTGAGCAATCTATGACCGAAGGACATCCTGGATTTGTAGCTAACAATGGACGTATTGGTTTTGATAGTAGTGATTATAGATCATATGCTCCAGAAGCAGGAAATTCATTTTCACTTTTATGGTTAGCAGGCCATAAAGCAAAAGCAGTTTATGCAGCTATTGAAAAACTGCCTTATAAGGAATTAATAGAGCAAGAGTTAGAGATTGATACTATTAATCATTTTAATGAGCTTATTACTGAAAAAGGATATAATTCTGATGATTACTTATTTATACCAATTCATCCTTGGCAGTGGTTTAATAAGTTGGCTACCATATTTGCCCCTGAAATAGCAAAAGGAGATTTATTATGTTTAGGGTATGGTCCTGATCAATATTTAGCACAACAATCAATAAGAACACTTTTTAATATAACTAATCCAAAAAAGTTTTATACGAAATCCGCACTCTCCATTTTAAATATGGGCTTTATGAGAGGCTTACCTTTATATTATTTAGGAACGGCTCCTAAAATGGCTGTTTGGTTAGAAAACTTACTTTACAATGATCCATTTATTCAAGAAACAGGATTTAAAATGTTAAGTGAAATAGGTTCTGTAAGTTATGTAAACTCTTATTTTGAAGAATTCGGAGTTCATAACGATTATAATAAGATGTTAGCTTCATTGTGGAGAGAAAGTCCCTATATGGCTATTTCCGAAAATCAAAAGCCAATAACTATGGCTGCTTTACTACATATAGATCAATATGGAAAGGCTTTATTACCAGAAATTATAAAAAGCTCTGGGTTAACAATAGAAAATTGGTTAAAAGATTATTTCAAGGCTTATTTAAGTCCATTAGTGCATTGTTTTTATCAATACGATTTAGTTTTTATGCCTCATGGAGAGAATATAATTTTAGTTTTAGAAAATAATAAACCAGTAAAAATTCTATTAAAAGATATAACAGAAGAAGCAGTTATTTTAAATCCAAATGTTGAGTTACCTGAACACTTAAAGAGAATGTATGCTCCTGTTCCAGAAGATGTCAAATTACTTTCAATTTTCACAGATATTTTTGATGGTTTTTTTAGGTTTTTAACTCCAATACTTGAAGAGCATATTGGTTTTTCAGAGCAAAGTTTTTGGAAACTAGTTGCTGAGAATTTACAAGAATACCAAAATGCGAATCCTCAGTTTAACGACAAGTTTAAAAAATATGATTTGTTTGCTGATACATTTAAGTTGTCTTGTTTAAATAGACTACAGTTAAATAATAATAAGCAAATGATAGATTTAGATGACCCCGTTGTATTACTTAAATTTGCTGGGAATTTAATAAATCCAATAGCAGTATTTAAAAAAGAAAATCAATTAGAAGAAGTATAA
- a CDS encoding AraC family transcriptional regulator has product MIKKTKTTFNTILQEEKVYNNCGIYSKHYSISQKYGKGTLVSHSFDGLFIEYFHGNFNENYIFESKPLVNTLEVSILTQGGKIINCKHTGEDLVHEEQETFLSFSENLNGFVKYYKNVVVREVKIKLFYEFIKKHQLISLFSTVQESTNKNNCNSFIIPICDKTQNILTELLTDNRVGILKRLFLEAKVLELVSLQVEQQKKENNGTESLVKKLYTVKSIISSNLNEQFSIKKLSKKVLLNDTVLKKEFKRIFNSTISEFSTSMRMNKAKELLLHTTKPIYEISDIVGYKNPTHFSAAFKKNSSLTPKQYRNTYCEV; this is encoded by the coding sequence ATGATAAAAAAAACTAAAACTACTTTTAATACTATTCTTCAAGAAGAAAAAGTATATAATAATTGTGGAATTTATTCAAAACACTACTCGATTAGTCAAAAATATGGCAAAGGAACATTAGTTAGTCATTCTTTTGACGGCCTTTTTATTGAATACTTTCACGGAAATTTTAATGAAAATTATATTTTTGAGTCTAAACCTCTTGTTAATACGTTAGAGGTATCAATATTAACTCAAGGTGGAAAAATAATTAATTGTAAACATACTGGTGAAGATTTGGTACATGAAGAACAGGAAACATTCTTATCTTTTTCTGAAAACCTCAACGGATTTGTAAAATATTATAAAAATGTAGTAGTAAGAGAAGTAAAAATTAAACTTTTTTATGAGTTTATAAAAAAGCATCAATTAATCAGTTTGTTTTCTACAGTACAAGAGTCAACTAATAAAAATAATTGTAATAGTTTTATTATTCCTATTTGTGATAAAACTCAAAATATTTTGACTGAACTTTTAACTGATAATAGAGTGGGTATTTTGAAACGTTTATTTTTAGAAGCCAAAGTATTAGAGCTAGTATCATTACAAGTTGAACAACAAAAGAAGGAAAATAATGGTACTGAAAGCTTAGTGAAAAAATTATACACAGTTAAAAGTATAATTTCTTCTAATTTAAATGAACAATTTTCTATTAAAAAATTATCAAAAAAGGTTTTATTAAATGATACTGTATTAAAAAAAGAATTTAAACGTATTTTTAATAGTACTATTTCAGAGTTTTCAACTTCCATGAGAATGAATAAGGCTAAAGAGTTGCTTTTACATACTACCAAACCTATTTATGAAATATCAGATATCGTTGGTTATAAAAACCCCACTCATTTCTCTGCTGCTTTTAAAAAAAATAGTAGTTTAACACCTAAGCAATACAGAAACACTTATTGTGAGGTTTAA
- a CDS encoding alpha/beta hydrolase, with the protein MKIKLIVLLLVLKSVNSFSQVNLAGSYGLDPVVQIFLETIHAYQGPPIQELPLNIARQAMEDLQKEVSVNQYVFIEHKSIPFLDRELNIKIIRPKKRKRKRLPVVVYFHGGGWILNSFSTHKRLLADIALKAEISVVFVEYSRAPEVKYPIANEEGYATLLWLEKEGKKNKLDSSNIIVCGDSVGGNMATVVAMMAKNKKGPNLLAQILLYPVTNANFNTQSYEKFSKGHYLSRDAMIWFWNSYAPQMELRNLPTVSPLKATKEELKGLPRALIITAENDVLRDEGESYAKKLREANVPVISTRYGGTIHDFIVLNALKETEASKAALNQICTFLKNTFSKKRDK; encoded by the coding sequence ATGAAAATTAAGTTAATCGTTTTATTGCTTGTTTTAAAAAGTGTAAACTCTTTTAGTCAAGTGAATTTAGCTGGTAGTTATGGTTTAGATCCAGTAGTGCAAATTTTTTTAGAAACCATTCATGCATATCAAGGGCCACCTATTCAAGAACTTCCTTTAAATATAGCAAGGCAAGCTATGGAAGATTTACAAAAAGAGGTGTCTGTCAATCAATATGTGTTTATAGAACATAAATCAATTCCATTTTTAGATAGAGAATTAAACATTAAAATAATAAGGCCTAAAAAAAGAAAGCGAAAACGGTTACCGGTAGTTGTTTATTTTCACGGTGGTGGATGGATTTTAAATAGTTTTTCTACTCATAAAAGACTGTTAGCTGATATTGCTTTAAAAGCTGAGATTTCCGTTGTTTTTGTTGAATATTCTAGAGCACCAGAGGTAAAATATCCAATAGCAAATGAAGAAGGGTACGCTACATTGTTATGGTTGGAAAAGGAAGGAAAAAAGAATAAGTTAGATTCAAGTAATATTATTGTATGCGGAGACAGTGTAGGAGGTAATATGGCTACGGTAGTTGCTATGATGGCAAAAAATAAAAAAGGTCCTAATTTATTAGCACAAATATTATTATACCCAGTTACGAATGCTAATTTTAATACACAATCTTATGAAAAGTTTTCAAAAGGGCATTATTTGTCTAGAGATGCAATGATTTGGTTTTGGAACTCTTATGCTCCTCAAATGGAGCTTAGAAATCTACCTACTGTTTCACCATTAAAAGCTACAAAAGAAGAATTGAAAGGACTTCCAAGAGCATTAATAATCACTGCTGAAAATGATGTACTAAGAGATGAAGGAGAATCGTATGCTAAAAAATTAAGAGAAGCAAATGTACCAGTAATATCTACTCGTTATGGGGGGACTATTCATGATTTTATTGTGTTAAATGCTTTAAAAGAAACTGAAGCTTCAAAAGCTGCTTTAAATCAAATATGTACGTTTTTAAAAAATACTTTTTCAAAAAAAAGAGATAAATAA
- a CDS encoding crotonase/enoyl-CoA hydratase family protein: protein MLNEYKNIEVNYFPEHELVLWKIKTEGIPNFSLAILKEFQRFSKDLQIMFSDKSYPLKYIVSSSSHQEVYNLGGDLPFFFKSIKNREKKKLEEYAYLCIDAIYNIYTSFNLPVLNITLVEGNAYGGGFECVLAHDIILANTKAKFCLPENKFNLFPGMGAYSFLCRKLNIKTATEILYSGKVYTAKDMEEYALLDSIEEEEGMQTIVKYIKKNNSSFNFKYCHYKNIKKVFPLQKKELLDITDTWVDACLNMQPEDLRRMELIINAQKRKLKQVVK from the coding sequence ATGTTAAATGAATATAAAAATATAGAAGTAAATTATTTTCCTGAACATGAATTGGTGTTGTGGAAAATAAAAACAGAAGGAATACCTAATTTTTCATTAGCTATCTTAAAAGAATTTCAAAGATTTTCTAAAGATCTTCAAATAATGTTTTCTGATAAATCGTATCCCTTAAAATATATTGTATCATCATCTAGTCACCAAGAAGTATATAATTTAGGAGGAGATTTACCTTTCTTTTTTAAAAGTATTAAAAATAGAGAAAAGAAAAAATTAGAAGAGTATGCTTATTTGTGTATAGATGCCATTTATAATATTTATACATCATTTAATTTACCTGTTTTAAATATAACTCTTGTTGAAGGAAATGCATATGGTGGAGGATTTGAATGTGTTTTAGCACATGATATAATTTTAGCAAATACAAAAGCTAAGTTTTGTTTACCAGAAAACAAGTTTAACCTTTTTCCAGGAATGGGAGCTTATAGTTTTTTATGCAGGAAATTAAACATTAAAACAGCCACAGAAATATTATATAGTGGTAAAGTGTATACCGCTAAAGATATGGAAGAATATGCATTGCTAGATAGTATTGAAGAAGAGGAGGGAATGCAAACTATTGTGAAGTATATAAAAAAAAACAATAGCAGTTTTAATTTTAAATATTGTCATTATAAAAACATTAAGAAGGTATTTCCATTACAAAAGAAAGAATTATTAGATATAACTGATACTTGGGTTGATGCTTGTTTAAACATGCAACCGGAAGATTTAAGAAGAATGGAGTTAATTATTAATGCACAAAAAAGAAAATTAAAACAAGTGGTTAAATAA
- a CDS encoding GNAT family N-acetyltransferase, translating to MTTHIEQQLYSREILDVGVISLRPIHLDKDIDTIYKWITNPHAKYWGMLTSTKEEVYEAYYEIEKNPHHHTYIGMLDNEPIFLMERYKASEDIIGKHYHAHLNDYGMHILVAPVKQRIPKFTWHVFSTIINYFFSLPYVERVVVEPDVHNTKIHILNKKAGFVYQHEIKLASKIAALAFCTRETYKKALIKLTEK from the coding sequence ATGACAACGCATATTGAACAGCAACTTTATAGTAGAGAGATACTAGATGTAGGTGTTATTTCATTACGTCCAATACATCTTGATAAGGATATTGATACTATATATAAATGGATTACTAATCCTCATGCAAAATATTGGGGTATGTTAACATCTACAAAAGAGGAAGTATATGAGGCTTATTATGAAATAGAAAAGAACCCTCACCATCATACTTATATTGGAATGTTAGATAATGAGCCTATATTTCTAATGGAACGTTATAAAGCTTCAGAAGATATAATTGGAAAACACTACCATGCTCATTTAAATGATTATGGTATGCATATTCTGGTAGCGCCGGTAAAACAAAGAATACCAAAATTTACATGGCATGTGTTTTCTACAATCATCAATTATTTTTTCAGCTTGCCTTATGTAGAAAGAGTAGTGGTAGAGCCAGATGTACATAATACCAAAATACATATACTTAATAAGAAAGCTGGTTTTGTATATCAACATGAAATAAAACTGGCAAGTAAAATAGCCGCTTTAGCTTTTTGCACTAGAGAAACTTATAAAAAAGCGTTAATAAAATTAACAGAGAAATAA
- a CDS encoding sterol desaturase family protein — protein sequence MNLLSIETMVGQLQHMSLIVLILMLVEWGILIITNYVESKKEGIVSIISYLIQSIPYFLLSKVMIVGTMFWLYEHRFFDLNFEWYVWIVGYLLYDFTVFFIHFLGHKVRVLWCIHGVHHTAEDMNLTVVARGSIFDFVFTPFNFIWLPILGFHPLMIFIIEPIARLYATYSHLSEKFMGKHYWLEKIFITPSVHRVHHAKNHIYLDRNYGETFSIWDRIFRTFQTELKDEQILYGIMHDKLDSENIWHVQFLLWKELWSDVVKAPKLLDKVKYVFMPPGWNHLDGGKKAREYRDEAWLSKQKA from the coding sequence ATGAATTTATTATCCATTGAAACTATGGTAGGCCAACTACAACATATGAGTTTAATAGTACTTATATTAATGCTAGTTGAATGGGGAATACTTATAATAACAAATTACGTTGAAAGTAAAAAAGAAGGAATTGTAAGTATAATATCATATTTAATTCAAAGTATACCTTATTTTTTACTTTCAAAAGTTATGATTGTTGGTACCATGTTTTGGCTATATGAACATCGTTTTTTTGATCTTAATTTTGAGTGGTATGTGTGGATTGTAGGGTATTTATTATATGATTTTACAGTGTTTTTTATTCATTTTTTAGGCCATAAAGTTCGAGTTTTATGGTGTATACATGGAGTTCATCATACTGCAGAAGATATGAATTTAACAGTGGTTGCTAGAGGCTCTATTTTCGACTTTGTTTTTACTCCTTTTAATTTCATATGGCTTCCTATTCTAGGTTTTCATCCACTAATGATTTTTATTATTGAGCCTATTGCACGTTTGTATGCTACATATTCACATTTAAGTGAAAAATTTATGGGCAAACATTATTGGTTAGAAAAAATATTTATAACCCCTTCTGTACATAGAGTACATCATGCAAAAAATCATATTTATTTAGATAGAAATTATGGAGAAACATTTAGTATTTGGGATCGAATTTTTAGAACATTTCAAACTGAATTAAAAGATGAGCAAATTTTATATGGAATAATGCATGATAAGTTAGATAGCGAAAACATATGGCATGTACAGTTTTTATTGTGGAAAGAATTATGGTCAGATGTAGTTAAAGCGCCTAAGTTATTAGATAAAGTTAAATATGTTTTTATGCCTCCTGGTTGGAATCATCTTGATGGAGGTAAAAAAGCAAGAGAATATCGAGATGAAGCATGGTTAAGCAAACAAAAAGCATAA
- a CDS encoding heparan-alpha-glucosaminide N-acetyltransferase domain-containing protein has protein sequence MEAKTKNNKRVEAIDFVRGVSVLLMIPVHVMIVYSTMDTWNTSMLGKIIQVAEKGTPMFLVVMGLSFVFSGNLSMKKILIRGIRILMLGYLLNLMRFIIPMVVFGGFPEDFIKANGLTPGDPKNYIFYTLLGDILQLAGISLIIMGIIIKVIKNKYAALILALIIMLTSRAVSGFRFDIIGIDYICDLLWAKTYNVYFPVFPWMSFILIGLFFGMWYKEQNYDLRFMFGKMLPYGLGMLLFGGGLCYVNYEYHFGDYYHLGPGGTIVLMGINLLLIWFGNIIVKHINPKVFSVIKYASKNVTSFYFIQWVVIYWGILFFGYSQQSHQLKILAIIVVFTLITFTVLWFKNIIQEAIKQKRVEELNEKQIAIK, from the coding sequence ATGGAAGCAAAAACAAAAAATAATAAAAGAGTAGAAGCAATAGATTTTGTACGTGGAGTAAGTGTATTATTAATGATACCTGTACATGTAATGATTGTGTATTCTACAATGGATACTTGGAATACTAGCATGTTAGGAAAAATAATTCAAGTTGCAGAAAAAGGAACTCCAATGTTTTTAGTAGTAATGGGGTTATCATTTGTTTTCTCAGGAAATCTAAGTATGAAAAAAATACTTATTAGAGGAATACGAATTTTAATGCTAGGATACCTGTTAAATCTTATGCGATTTATAATTCCTATGGTCGTATTTGGAGGTTTTCCAGAAGATTTTATAAAAGCTAATGGATTAACTCCAGGAGATCCTAAAAACTATATTTTTTATACGCTGTTAGGTGACATATTACAATTAGCAGGTATATCTTTAATAATTATGGGGATTATCATTAAAGTAATTAAAAATAAATATGCCGCTTTAATTTTAGCGTTAATCATAATGCTAACATCAAGAGCAGTTAGTGGATTCAGGTTTGATATTATAGGTATCGATTATATATGTGATTTATTATGGGCAAAAACCTATAATGTTTACTTTCCAGTGTTCCCATGGATGTCGTTTATTCTAATAGGTTTATTCTTTGGTATGTGGTACAAAGAACAAAACTATGACTTACGTTTTATGTTTGGTAAAATGTTACCATACGGATTAGGAATGCTTTTATTTGGAGGAGGATTATGTTATGTAAACTATGAATATCACTTTGGAGATTACTACCATTTAGGACCTGGAGGAACCATTGTATTAATGGGAATAAATCTTCTATTAATTTGGTTTGGAAATATCATTGTAAAGCATATTAACCCTAAAGTATTTTCAGTTATAAAATATGCTAGCAAAAACGTTACTTCTTTCTATTTTATTCAATGGGTAGTAATTTACTGGGGAATCCTGTTTTTTGGATACTCTCAACAGTCTCATCAATTGAAAATACTAGCAATTATAGTAGTATTTACTTTAATAACATTTACTGTTTTGTGGTTTAAAAATATAATTCAAGAAGCGATTAAACAAAAAAGAGTAGAAGAGTTAAATGAGAAACAAATAGCAATTAAATAA